From a region of the Basfia succiniciproducens genome:
- the rsmA gene encoding 16S rRNA (adenine(1518)-N(6)/adenine(1519)-N(6))-dimethyltransferase RsmA, with the protein MNSKRHLGHTARKRFGQNFLHDDNVIQGIVAAIYPQKGQFLVEIGPGLGALTEPVADQTDRLTVVELDRDLAQRLRHHPFLHQKLNVIETDAMQFDFGKLYEDEHLAEQGQKLRVFGNLPYNISTPLIFHLLKFYDKIQDMHFMLQKEVVKRLCAAPNSKAYGRLTIMTQYFCQVMPVLEVPPTAFKPAPKVDSAVVRLIPHKELPHPVKDLYWLNRVTSQAFNQRRKTLRNALSTLFTPEQLTALNIDLTARAENLSIADYARLANWLADNPPADVRRDEIIEENEE; encoded by the coding sequence ATGAATTCAAAAAGACATTTAGGCCATACCGCCCGTAAGCGTTTCGGGCAAAACTTCCTGCATGATGATAATGTGATTCAAGGCATTGTTGCGGCAATTTACCCACAAAAAGGCCAGTTTCTGGTTGAAATCGGGCCGGGACTTGGGGCATTGACCGAGCCTGTCGCCGATCAAACGGATCGTTTGACAGTGGTTGAGCTTGACCGCGATTTGGCACAGCGTTTGCGTCATCACCCGTTTTTACACCAAAAATTAAACGTGATCGAAACTGATGCCATGCAATTTGATTTCGGTAAATTATATGAAGACGAACATTTAGCTGAGCAAGGTCAGAAATTACGGGTGTTCGGTAATTTGCCTTATAATATTTCGACGCCGCTGATTTTTCATTTATTGAAATTCTACGATAAAATCCAGGATATGCACTTTATGCTGCAAAAAGAAGTGGTAAAACGCCTTTGTGCGGCGCCAAACAGCAAAGCTTACGGTCGTTTAACCATTATGACGCAATATTTTTGCCAGGTAATGCCTGTGCTTGAAGTACCGCCGACGGCGTTTAAACCTGCTCCTAAAGTGGATTCGGCTGTGGTGCGGTTAATTCCCCATAAAGAATTGCCTCATCCGGTGAAAGATTTATATTGGTTAAACCGAGTAACCAGTCAGGCGTTTAACCAACGTCGTAAGACTTTGCGTAATGCGCTTTCCACTTTATTTACGCCCGAGCAATTAACGGCATTAAATATCGATTTAACCGCTCGTGCGGAAAATCTTTCCATTGCGGATTACGCTCGTTTAGCAAACTGGTTGGCGGATAATCCGCCCGCTGATGTGCGTCGCGATGAAATTATCGAAGAAAACGAAGAATAA
- the pyrR gene encoding bifunctional pyr operon transcriptional regulator/uracil phosphoribosyltransferase PyrR: MEKIIIDESQFMRTISRISHEIIEKHQNLNDLVIVGIKRRGAEIADLIKRKINELSGQSLPSIDLDITFYRDDLEYVEPASQSPVYSGASEFISVQNKTVILIDDVLFTGRTIRAALDALVDFGRAAKVELVIFVDRGHRELPIRADYVGKNVPTSRSEKVQVRTMKFDGCYEVALISK, encoded by the coding sequence ATGGAAAAAATTATTATCGATGAAAGTCAGTTCATGCGCACAATTTCTCGTATTTCCCATGAGATCATTGAAAAACATCAGAATTTAAATGATCTCGTGATCGTGGGAATCAAGCGTCGCGGTGCCGAAATCGCCGATCTGATTAAGCGTAAAATCAATGAATTGAGCGGGCAAAGTCTGCCTTCGATTGATCTTGATATCACCTTTTATCGTGATGATTTAGAGTATGTGGAACCTGCCAGTCAGTCGCCGGTATATAGCGGCGCATCGGAATTTATCAGCGTACAAAATAAAACGGTGATTCTTATTGACGACGTATTATTCACCGGTCGCACCATTCGTGCCGCGTTAGACGCTTTGGTGGATTTTGGTCGGGCGGCAAAGGTCGAATTAGTGATTTTTGTGGATCGCGGGCATCGCGAATTGCCGATTCGTGCCGATTATGTGGGAAAAAACGTACCGACCAGCCGTAGTGAAAAAGTACAAGTACGTACTATGAAGTTTGACGGTTGCTACGAAGTGGCGCTTATTTCAAAATAA
- the apaH gene encoding bis(5'-nucleosyl)-tetraphosphatase (symmetrical) ApaH, which translates to MATYFVGDLQGCYDELQRLLEKVQFDPTQDLLYLVGDLVARGDKSLDCLRLVKSLGKSAQTVLGNHDLHLLATAFGIKKVKSRDRVDAIFHAEDFEELIHWLRHQPLLVYNAKQNWVMTHAGISPDWDINTAQACAKEVENVLQQGDYCHLLSQMYDSRPDLWSADLTGIERLRYIINVFTRMRFCYRDHRLDFDCKSPVDKAPEELTPWFNLSNPLYKQVDIIFGHWASLVDTPTPHHIYALDTGCVWNNRMTMLRWEDKQYFSQPALKDYAFNG; encoded by the coding sequence ATGGCAACGTATTTTGTGGGCGATTTGCAAGGTTGTTATGACGAACTACAGCGTTTGTTGGAAAAAGTGCAGTTTGATCCGACTCAAGATTTGCTTTATTTGGTGGGCGATTTGGTTGCCCGCGGAGACAAATCTTTAGATTGTTTGCGTTTGGTGAAGTCCCTAGGAAAATCCGCACAAACCGTGTTAGGAAATCATGACCTGCATTTGCTTGCCACCGCGTTTGGTATTAAAAAGGTCAAGTCAAGAGACAGAGTTGACGCCATCTTTCACGCGGAAGATTTTGAGGAACTTATCCATTGGCTGCGTCACCAGCCGTTGCTTGTTTATAATGCGAAACAGAACTGGGTAATGACTCATGCGGGAATTTCGCCCGATTGGGATATAAATACCGCTCAAGCCTGTGCGAAAGAAGTGGAAAATGTGCTGCAACAGGGGGACTATTGTCATTTATTAAGCCAAATGTATGATAGCCGGCCGGATTTATGGTCTGCCGATTTAACTGGCATTGAGCGCCTGCGTTACATTATTAACGTATTTACCCGAATGCGTTTTTGTTACCGTGATCATCGTCTGGATTTTGACTGTAAATCGCCCGTAGATAAGGCGCCGGAAGAATTAACGCCCTGGTTTAATTTGTCTAATCCGCTCTATAAACAAGTGGATATTATTTTCGGACACTGGGCAAGTCTGGTAGATACTCCGACTCCCCATCATATTTATGCGCTGGATACCGGCTGCGTGTGGAACAACCGCATGACTATGCTGCGTTGGGAAGATAAACAATATTTTAGTCAACCGGCATTGAAGGATTATGCGTTTAACGGTTAA
- a CDS encoding peptidylprolyl isomerase: MKKFKFLTALFALFFVFNANAKNVTLHTNYGDIKIALNEKKAPVSSKNFLDYAQTGFYDNTIFHRVIDGFMIQGGGFEPGMNQKKTNEAIRNEANNGLKNLRGTIAMARTSAPHSATAQFFINLQDNDFLNFTEESQQGWGYAVFGKVTEGMNVVDKIAKVATGRVGMHRDVPKEDVVIKSVTVE, translated from the coding sequence ATGAAAAAATTTAAATTTTTGACCGCACTTTTTGCCTTATTTTTCGTGTTTAACGCGAATGCAAAAAATGTAACCTTACATACCAATTATGGCGATATAAAAATTGCGCTTAATGAAAAAAAAGCGCCGGTTTCCAGTAAAAATTTCTTGGATTACGCACAAACGGGCTTTTATGATAATACGATTTTTCATCGTGTTATTGATGGATTTATGATTCAGGGCGGTGGCTTTGAGCCGGGTATGAATCAGAAAAAAACGAATGAAGCCATCCGAAATGAAGCTAATAACGGGTTGAAAAATCTGCGAGGTACTATTGCCATGGCGCGCACATCGGCGCCTCATTCCGCCACTGCGCAGTTTTTTATTAATCTGCAGGATAACGATTTCCTGAATTTTACCGAAGAAAGCCAGCAAGGTTGGGGTTATGCGGTATTCGGTAAGGTAACGGAAGGCATGAACGTCGTGGATAAAATCGCCAAAGTGGCGACCGGTCGGGTGGGAATGCACCGGGATGTGCCTAAGGAAGACGTCGTTATTAAATCGGTAACTGTTGAATAA
- a CDS encoding peptidylprolyl isomerase, with protein MKPGNLKSLLLVMIGMFAVSVNVQAVEQVVATVDGTPILESQLKRALGKQANNATNRAKALDKIIDDMLVQKAVKEANVHISEGQLDKIVENIAAQNNMTYGQLLDALDYQGIGITKFRNNIRNQLMMAEVRNRSIGKNIDVTREQVETLSKQMLEQAKTQGKKAQVTGTEYQVRHILLKLNPLLNDTQAKAQLNQIRSDIQSGKTTFAAAAKDYSKDYLSGANGGDLGYAFPEIYDPAFGQVIKATKKGVISAPFKTQFGWHILEVTDTRQGDMTEAAYRQKAYETLVNQQLQDDAKDWVKALRKGAEIKYLVK; from the coding sequence ATGAAACCAGGTAATTTAAAATCTCTTCTTTTAGTGATGATTGGCATGTTTGCCGTTTCAGTGAACGTTCAGGCGGTGGAACAGGTGGTTGCGACCGTTGACGGTACGCCGATTTTGGAAAGCCAGCTTAAACGCGCTTTGGGCAAACAAGCTAATAATGCGACTAATCGCGCTAAGGCATTAGATAAGATCATTGATGATATGTTAGTGCAAAAAGCGGTTAAAGAAGCGAATGTGCATATCAGCGAAGGGCAACTTGATAAAATTGTTGAGAATATTGCTGCGCAAAACAATATGACCTACGGTCAATTGCTTGATGCTTTAGATTATCAAGGAATAGGTATCACAAAATTCCGTAATAATATCCGTAATCAACTGATGATGGCGGAAGTGCGTAATCGTTCTATCGGCAAAAATATTGATGTGACCCGCGAGCAAGTGGAAACATTAAGTAAACAAATGTTAGAACAGGCAAAGACGCAAGGCAAAAAAGCTCAGGTAACGGGAACGGAATATCAGGTTCGCCATATTTTGTTAAAATTAAATCCGTTATTAAATGATACACAGGCAAAAGCGCAATTAAATCAGATTCGTTCCGATATTCAGTCCGGTAAAACCACTTTTGCCGCGGCGGCAAAAGATTATTCAAAAGATTATCTGTCCGGCGCAAATGGCGGTGATTTAGGTTACGCTTTCCCGGAAATTTATGATCCGGCATTCGGGCAAGTGATTAAAGCCACTAAAAAAGGCGTAATTTCGGCGCCGTTTAAAACACAATTCGGTTGGCATATTTTAGAAGTTACGGATACCCGCCAAGGTGATATGACGGAAGCGGCATATCGTCAAAAAGCCTATGAGACTTTGGTTAATCAGCAGCTGCAGGATGACGCTAAAGACTGGGTCAAAGCATTGCGTAAAGGTGCGGAAATTAAATATCTTGTAAAATAA
- the purN gene encoding phosphoribosylglycinamide formyltransferase, whose product MKKIVVLISGQGTNLQAIMDACKAGKINAQVAAVISNKADAYGLIRAKNSGIPTAVFERKNYADNSQMDRAISDYIDGIAADLIVLAGYMKILTAGFTRHFAGKILNIHPSLLPKYPGLNTYQKAIEAGDSEHGTTVHFVNEKMDGGAVILQAKVPIFPDDRIEDVEERVKIQELQIYPLVVKWFVDGRLKEAGGKAYLDGQLLAENGYAAE is encoded by the coding sequence ATGAAAAAAATCGTCGTCTTAATTTCAGGGCAGGGAACAAATCTGCAAGCTATTATGGATGCCTGCAAGGCAGGAAAAATAAACGCACAGGTTGCCGCGGTGATAAGTAATAAAGCCGATGCTTACGGGCTGATACGTGCGAAAAATTCGGGAATTCCGACCGCAGTTTTTGAGCGAAAAAATTATGCCGATAATAGCCAAATGGATAGGGCAATTTCGGATTATATTGACGGAATTGCCGCAGACTTAATCGTGCTTGCAGGGTATATGAAAATTTTAACTGCCGGTTTTACCCGACATTTTGCCGGCAAAATTCTCAATATTCACCCTTCCTTATTGCCTAAATATCCCGGCTTAAACACCTATCAAAAAGCTATTGAAGCCGGCGATTCGGAACATGGCACCACGGTGCATTTTGTTAATGAAAAAATGGACGGCGGCGCGGTTATTCTGCAAGCTAAAGTACCTATTTTCCCCGATGACCGAATTGAAGATGTGGAAGAGCGGGTGAAAATTCAGGAATTGCAGATCTACCCTTTGGTAGTGAAGTGGTTTGTTGACGGGCGCTTAAAAGAAGCGGGCGGCAAAGCTTATTTAGACGGTCAGCTTTTAGCGGAAAACGGTTACGCCGCAGAATAA
- the cysS gene encoding cysteine--tRNA ligase: protein MLKIFNTLTREKEEFKPINPNKVGMYVCGVTVYDLCHFGHGRTFVSFDVITRYLRYLGYDLRYVRNITDVDDKIIKRALENNETCDQLVERMIAEMHKDFDALNILRPDVEPRATKHIPEIIAMVETLIRRGHAYVAQDGDVMFDVESFQKYGALSRQNLEQLQAGARVEIKSVKKNPMDFVLWKMSKPNEPSWDSPWGKGRPGWHIECSAMNGKELGNHFDIHGGGSDLMFPHHENEIAQSCCAHDGEYVNYWLHTGMLTINEEKMSKSLNNFFTIRDILTKYDAESVRYFFLTAQYRSLLDYSEENIGLARKALERLYTALRGCETVEIPAEDQYVIDFKTAMDDDFNTPGALAVLFELAREINKLKTEDQTKANQLASRLKQLAGVLGLLEQAPETFLQGDAADAEVSKIEALIKRRNEARAAKDWAAADAARNELTAMGVVLEDGAKGTTWRKL from the coding sequence ATGCTAAAAATTTTCAATACCCTTACCCGCGAAAAAGAAGAATTTAAACCCATAAACCCGAATAAAGTGGGTATGTATGTGTGTGGCGTCACCGTTTATGACTTGTGCCATTTCGGCCACGGCCGCACCTTTGTTTCCTTTGATGTAATTACTCGTTACCTTCGTTATCTTGGTTATGATTTGCGTTATGTTCGTAACATCACCGATGTGGATGACAAAATAATTAAACGTGCGTTGGAAAATAATGAAACCTGCGATCAGTTGGTCGAGCGTATGATCGCGGAAATGCATAAGGATTTTGATGCGTTAAATATTTTACGACCGGACGTAGAACCGCGCGCCACCAAGCATATTCCTGAAATTATCGCTATGGTCGAAACTTTGATTCGGCGCGGACATGCTTATGTGGCGCAAGACGGCGATGTGATGTTCGATGTGGAATCTTTCCAAAAATACGGCGCGCTTTCCCGCCAGAATCTTGAACAACTTCAGGCTGGCGCCCGGGTTGAAATTAAATCCGTGAAGAAAAATCCGATGGATTTCGTACTCTGGAAAATGTCGAAACCGAATGAACCGAGCTGGGATTCCCCTTGGGGAAAAGGCCGCCCGGGCTGGCATATCGAATGTTCCGCGATGAACGGCAAGGAACTTGGTAATCATTTCGATATTCACGGCGGCGGTTCGGATTTAATGTTCCCGCACCACGAAAACGAAATCGCCCAATCCTGCTGCGCTCATGACGGCGAATATGTGAACTACTGGCTGCATACCGGTATGCTCACGATTAACGAAGAAAAAATGTCCAAATCCCTTAATAATTTCTTCACCATTCGCGATATTTTGACTAAATATGATGCGGAAAGCGTGCGTTATTTCTTTTTAACCGCGCAATACCGCAGCTTGCTGGATTACAGCGAAGAAAATATCGGCCTGGCGCGTAAAGCCCTGGAGCGTTTATATACCGCTCTTCGCGGTTGTGAAACGGTAGAAATTCCGGCAGAAGACCAATATGTGATTGATTTCAAAACCGCAATGGATGACGATTTCAACACCCCGGGCGCTTTAGCCGTATTGTTTGAATTGGCACGGGAAATCAATAAGTTAAAAACCGAAGATCAAACAAAAGCCAATCAACTTGCCAGTCGCTTAAAACAACTTGCCGGCGTATTAGGTTTATTGGAGCAAGCTCCGGAAACCTTTTTACAAGGCGATGCGGCGGATGCCGAAGTCAGTAAAATCGAAGCTTTAATCAAACGGCGTAATGAGGCCCGCGCGGCGAAAGACTGGGCGGCCGCCGACGCCGCCCGCAACGAATTAACCGCTATGGGCGTTGTGTTGGAAGACGGGGCAAAAGGTACTACTTGGCGTAAGCTGTAA
- a CDS encoding peptidylprolyl isomerase: MVTLHTNFGDIKIALNHEKAPETAANFEAYCKEGFYNNTIFHRVIDGFMIQGGGMEPGMREKNTKAPIKNEANNRLSNKRGTIAMARTSDPHSATAQFFINVADNAFLDYRAKEMFGREVVQEWGYAVFGEVVEGMDVVDKIKGVKTGNAGFHQDVPKEDVVITSVTVE; this comes from the coding sequence ATGGTTACATTACATACCAATTTCGGCGACATCAAAATCGCCTTAAATCATGAAAAAGCACCGGAAACTGCGGCAAATTTTGAAGCTTATTGTAAAGAGGGTTTTTATAATAACACAATTTTCCACCGTGTTATTGACGGTTTTATGATTCAGGGCGGCGGTATGGAACCGGGGATGCGTGAAAAAAATACCAAAGCGCCAATCAAAAACGAAGCGAACAACCGTTTAAGCAACAAACGCGGCACCATTGCGATGGCGCGTACTTCCGATCCACATTCCGCAACGGCGCAATTTTTTATTAACGTGGCGGACAACGCTTTCCTTGATTATCGCGCGAAAGAAATGTTCGGACGTGAAGTTGTGCAGGAATGGGGCTATGCCGTATTCGGTGAAGTGGTTGAAGGCATGGATGTAGTGGATAAAATCAAAGGCGTGAAAACAGGTAATGCCGGTTTTCATCAGGACGTGCCGAAAGAAGATGTAGTTATTACTTCGGTGACGGTGGAATAA
- a CDS encoding class II glutamine amidotransferase: MCQMLAMNCNTPTDIVFSFEGFRRRAGMTDSHSDGFGIAFFEGKGVRVFRDDQPGAVSPIADCVKQYHIKSLNVIAHIRKATQGVVNIENTHPFIREIWGENWVFAHNGNLNALPDLSSCYCTPIGDTDSEAAFCYIAAKLKERFCRKPTENEIFDTIKELAAELAQHGTFNFILSNGQWMIAHCSTNLHYLTRQAPFGVAQRIDDDGIIDFSNYAKDTDKVTIITTFPLTKDEIWAKMEHGGMVMFKDGVKIREAIGTPKEAVDDGTLGCTKIAA; the protein is encoded by the coding sequence ATGTGTCAAATGTTAGCTATGAACTGTAATACTCCGACGGATATCGTATTTTCTTTCGAAGGATTTCGTCGTCGTGCAGGCATGACAGACAGCCATTCCGATGGTTTTGGTATCGCATTTTTTGAAGGTAAGGGCGTGCGGGTTTTTCGTGACGATCAACCGGGCGCGGTTTCGCCCATTGCCGATTGCGTAAAACAATATCATATAAAATCGTTAAATGTTATCGCCCATATCCGCAAAGCGACGCAGGGTGTTGTCAATATTGAAAATACTCATCCTTTTATCCGTGAAATATGGGGTGAAAACTGGGTTTTTGCCCACAACGGCAATTTGAATGCACTACCGGATTTATCCAGCTGCTATTGTACGCCTATCGGCGATACGGATTCCGAAGCGGCATTTTGCTATATTGCGGCAAAATTAAAAGAGCGTTTTTGCCGTAAACCGACGGAAAACGAAATTTTCGATACCATTAAAGAATTGGCGGCGGAACTTGCCCAACACGGTACCTTTAACTTTATTCTTTCAAACGGGCAATGGATGATCGCCCACTGTTCGACCAATTTGCATTATCTCACCCGACAGGCGCCTTTTGGCGTAGCGCAGCGCATTGACGACGACGGGATAATCGATTTCAGTAATTATGCAAAAGATACGGACAAAGTCACCATTATCACCACCTTTCCGTTAACCAAAGATGAAATCTGGGCGAAAATGGAACACGGCGGTATGGTAATGTTTAAAGACGGCGTTAAAATCCGTGAAGCCATCGGTACGCCGAAAGAAGCGGTGGATGACGGCACTTTAGGTTGTACAAAAATCGCCGCTTAA
- a CDS encoding HNH endonuclease, with the protein MKKCIYCQQEKNENCFSLEHVIPQFLGGALVSDKFKTHYVCKSCNNNLGLFVDASFEKDWLVHNHLITEFSDFFDPKNITGLPLYYMGADTIQPPKMPDNHICELFLGPLGELIFWIRAEDERLYWYVGGNPRTAKEKLTTAYFLCTERTLKNPLLSLLSFKLAFENKRVRKIMCTEVTDCDLKQFGFSMPDEVDIERIEFFKNNINRGQLKFSKNINYDQRFMAKLSIGILHCLFPNSIFSNQYFTEMYKGLWYRGNEDFPDIRGCSEADDKLKELLGVPSGIAISVMCIDNTIALNLNIAQKLHWTIKCADIEELNEKDKHIIDDQGRVFIIYRAINKYIELPMLEFIMHKTKNCINQELKEIEDILFERKDYFKNL; encoded by the coding sequence ATGAAAAAATGTATCTATTGCCAACAAGAAAAAAATGAAAATTGTTTTTCTCTAGAACATGTAATTCCACAATTCCTAGGCGGTGCATTGGTTTCTGATAAATTTAAAACTCACTATGTATGTAAATCATGTAACAATAATTTAGGTTTATTTGTTGATGCATCTTTCGAAAAGGATTGGCTAGTACATAATCATTTAATTACTGAATTTAGTGATTTCTTCGACCCTAAAAATATAACCGGTCTTCCATTATACTATATGGGAGCTGACACAATACAACCGCCCAAAATGCCAGATAATCACATATGTGAATTATTTTTAGGTCCGTTGGGGGAGCTAATATTCTGGATTAGAGCTGAAGATGAGCGTTTATACTGGTATGTAGGTGGAAACCCTAGGACGGCAAAAGAAAAGCTGACAACTGCATATTTTCTATGTACAGAAAGAACTTTGAAAAATCCTTTGTTATCTTTACTCTCTTTTAAATTAGCATTTGAAAATAAAAGAGTCCGTAAAATTATGTGTACCGAGGTCACTGATTGTGACTTAAAACAATTTGGATTTTCAATGCCTGATGAAGTAGACATAGAAAGAATAGAGTTTTTTAAGAATAATATTAATCGCGGACAATTAAAGTTTTCAAAAAATATAAACTATGATCAACGTTTTATGGCGAAGTTATCTATTGGTATTCTTCATTGCTTATTTCCAAACTCAATTTTTTCCAATCAATACTTTACCGAAATGTATAAGGGCTTATGGTATAGAGGTAATGAAGATTTTCCTGATATTAGAGGATGTTCCGAAGCTGATGATAAACTTAAAGAACTCTTAGGTGTACCATCAGGAATTGCTATATCTGTAATGTGTATTGATAATACGATAGCATTAAATTTAAATATTGCTCAAAAACTTCACTGGACAATAAAATGTGCGGATATTGAAGAGTTAAATGAAAAAGATAAGCATATTATAGATGATCAAGGGAGAGTATTCATTATTTATCGAGCTATTAATAAATATATTGAATTACCTATGCTAGAATTCATAATGCACAAAACAAAAAATTGTATAAATCAAGAGTTAAAAGAAATCGAAGATATTCTTTTCGAACGAAAAGATTATTTTAAAAACTTATAA
- the purM gene encoding phosphoribosylformylglycinamidine cyclo-ligase, protein MSKQSLSYKDAGVDINAGNALVDRIKPHVKRTTRPEVIGGLGGFGALCALPTKYKEPVLVSGTDGVGTKLRLAIDLNKHDTIGIDLVAMCVNDLVVQGAEPLFFLDYYATGKLDVDVATDVVAGIAEGCVQSGCALIGGETAEMPGMYHAGDYDLGGFCVGVVERAKIIDGSKVKAGDALIALGSSGPHSNGYSLIRKVIEVAGVNPATEQLAGRPLADQVLAPTKIYVKSVLELIEHVDVHAIAHLTGGGFWENIPRVLPEDVKVVISENSWEWQPVFKWLQEQGNITRHEMYRTFNCGVGMVIALPQADAEKALQVLKAAGENAWLIGQVEPLNAGEEQVIIR, encoded by the coding sequence GTGAGCAAACAATCATTAAGTTATAAAGACGCCGGTGTCGATATTAACGCAGGTAATGCGTTGGTGGATCGTATCAAACCACACGTGAAACGTACGACTCGTCCGGAAGTTATCGGCGGATTAGGCGGTTTTGGCGCATTATGTGCGTTACCGACCAAATATAAAGAGCCCGTATTAGTTTCGGGTACCGACGGCGTAGGCACGAAATTACGTCTGGCTATTGATTTAAACAAGCACGATACCATCGGTATCGACTTGGTTGCCATGTGTGTTAACGATTTGGTTGTGCAAGGCGCGGAGCCTTTATTTTTCTTAGATTATTATGCAACGGGTAAATTAGATGTTGATGTCGCCACCGATGTGGTTGCCGGTATCGCCGAAGGCTGCGTGCAATCCGGTTGTGCGTTAATCGGCGGCGAAACCGCCGAAATGCCGGGCATGTATCATGCGGGCGATTATGACCTTGGCGGTTTCTGCGTGGGTGTGGTTGAACGGGCGAAAATCATTGACGGCAGTAAAGTAAAAGCCGGCGACGCCTTAATTGCGCTCGGTTCCAGCGGTCCGCATTCAAACGGTTATTCTTTAATTCGTAAAGTTATTGAAGTGGCGGGCGTAAATCCGGCTACCGAACAATTGGCGGGTCGCCCGCTGGCGGATCAGGTGTTGGCGCCGACAAAAATCTATGTGAAATCCGTTTTAGAATTAATCGAACATGTTGACGTTCACGCTATTGCTCACTTAACCGGCGGCGGTTTCTGGGAAAATATTCCGCGCGTGTTACCGGAGGATGTGAAAGTAGTGATTAGTGAAAACAGCTGGGAATGGCAGCCTGTCTTTAAATGGTTGCAGGAACAGGGCAATATTACCCGCCATGAAATGTACCGTACGTTTAATTGCGGCGTCGGCATGGTTATTGCGCTTCCTCAAGCCGATGCGGAAAAAGCGTTGCAGGTGCTGAAAGCAGCTGGTGAAAATGCTTGGTTAATCGGTCAGGTTGAACCTTTAAATGCCGGTGAAGAGCAAGTTATCATTCGTTAA
- a CDS encoding zinc ribbon domain-containing protein YjdM: protein MDQMPKCPKCNGEYVYHDSVNFVCPDCSYEWSGEDAAEEEETKVWKDSNGNVLQDGDDVILVKDLKVKGSSIVLKKGTKAKNIRLVDGDHDVDCKIDGQPFSLKSEFLKKA from the coding sequence ATGGATCAAATGCCTAAATGTCCGAAATGTAATGGCGAATATGTATATCACGATAGCGTAAATTTTGTGTGCCCCGATTGTAGTTATGAATGGTCGGGTGAAGACGCTGCCGAAGAGGAAGAAACAAAAGTCTGGAAAGATAGCAACGGCAATGTTTTACAAGACGGTGACGATGTAATTTTAGTTAAAGACCTGAAAGTAAAAGGTTCTTCCATCGTATTAAAAAAAGGAACGAAAGCGAAAAATATTCGTTTAGTTGACGGTGATCATGATGTGGATTGCAAAATAGACGGTCAACCTTTCTCGCTGAAATCGGAGTTCCTGAAAAAAGCATAA
- a CDS encoding TatD family hydrolase gives MAFFDTHTHLDYLQRTTNTPLSVLMENALNADVQKILIVAVMARDFENILNMTELFPRHLYCGLGLHPLFIKNHQKSHLDELEAYLQKNPQNLTALSEIGLERSVSELISDELWRKQCDFLEAQLYLAKQYKLPVNLHSRKSHDQLFTFLKRIRLPKCGVLHGFSGSYQQAKNFVDLGYKIGVGGVISYLRANKTRQAIAKLPLDSLLLETDTPDMPVFGFQGEANRSERLVQTFRYLCELRSEPPAQIQQQIWRNSCEMFAVK, from the coding sequence GTGGCTTTTTTTGATACCCACACGCACCTTGATTATCTGCAACGTACTACAAACACGCCTTTATCTGTATTGATGGAGAATGCGTTAAACGCGGATGTGCAAAAAATCCTGATTGTGGCGGTGATGGCACGGGATTTCGAAAATATTCTTAATATGACCGAGCTTTTCCCCCGGCATTTATATTGCGGTTTGGGTTTACACCCGCTGTTTATTAAAAATCATCAAAAAAGCCATTTAGATGAATTGGAAGCTTATTTGCAGAAAAATCCGCAAAATCTGACCGCACTTTCAGAAATCGGTTTAGAACGCAGTGTCAGTGAATTAATCAGTGATGAATTGTGGCGCAAGCAATGCGATTTTTTAGAAGCGCAATTATATTTGGCAAAGCAATATAAACTGCCGGTAAATTTGCACAGCCGAAAATCCCATGATCAGCTTTTTACTTTTCTTAAACGAATCCGATTACCGAAATGCGGCGTATTGCACGGTTTTTCCGGTAGCTATCAACAGGCTAAAAATTTTGTGGACCTCGGGTATAAAATCGGCGTGGGCGGCGTGATTAGCTACCTACGCGCCAATAAAACAAGACAGGCTATTGCAAAACTGCCGTTAGATAGTTTATTGCTGGAAACCGATACGCCGGATATGCCGGTGTTCGGCTTTCAGGGCGAAGCAAACCGCTCGGAACGTTTAGTACAAACCTTTCGGTATTTATGCGAATTAAGAAGCGAACCGCCGGCGCAGATTCAGCAGCAAATCTGGCGGAATAGTTGCGAAATGTTCGCCGTCAAATAA